From a single Candidatus Tumulicola sp. genomic region:
- a CDS encoding glycosyltransferase, whose protein sequence is MLTPYCLEGGPEMSGGGDSALNWYSRRLAHELASAAVSVSIVGPRATNGGVQMWNDGGIPVYPSFVRGSSRAIGQALVRIQELGAPIVHVQHELFAYGGLLNAILLPFALAYLRIRGYKIVTTIHGIMPLSEVSDEFVRANRMPGNAAVTRIVWRTLIRAVARCSDRIHVHETFLRDLLVKEYDTKTPVTVIPLGVETVSKAPERGEARRRFGLPAEAEVALFFGYLAAYKGIEYLLAELQRMLQRRPALHLVIAGSIPERLRGSLDPETVLTRLPVERDRVHFLGFVPDAAIPNLFAAADVLVLPYTIAMSSSGPLALAIGYGLPVLLSAAFQRSFPHAPTFFKLEPGALAESLDAFFDNEDGLRSRSCAFLSELRERRAWPNVVKALREVYETL, encoded by the coding sequence ATGCTGACGCCGTACTGCCTTGAAGGTGGCCCGGAAATGTCCGGCGGCGGTGACTCGGCGCTGAACTGGTACAGCCGCCGCCTAGCGCATGAACTAGCATCGGCGGCCGTTTCTGTTAGCATCGTCGGCCCGCGCGCCACCAACGGCGGTGTGCAAATGTGGAACGATGGGGGGATCCCGGTCTATCCGTCATTCGTTCGCGGATCGTCTCGTGCCATCGGTCAGGCGCTCGTACGAATACAGGAGCTGGGAGCCCCGATCGTCCACGTTCAGCACGAGCTTTTCGCATACGGCGGCCTCTTGAATGCGATCTTGTTGCCTTTCGCATTGGCCTATCTGCGCATTCGCGGTTACAAGATCGTGACCACGATTCACGGCATCATGCCGCTCTCGGAGGTGTCGGATGAATTCGTGCGCGCGAACCGGATGCCAGGAAACGCTGCAGTTACGCGCATCGTGTGGCGGACATTGATTCGCGCCGTAGCCCGGTGCAGCGACCGAATTCACGTGCACGAGACATTTTTGCGCGATTTGCTCGTGAAGGAATACGACACGAAGACGCCCGTCACGGTCATCCCTTTGGGCGTCGAAACCGTCTCGAAGGCCCCAGAACGTGGGGAAGCGAGGCGTCGTTTCGGATTACCCGCAGAGGCAGAGGTAGCGCTCTTTTTCGGTTATCTGGCGGCTTACAAAGGTATAGAATATCTCCTCGCGGAGTTGCAGAGGATGTTGCAACGCCGTCCGGCTTTGCACCTAGTGATCGCAGGCAGCATTCCCGAACGGTTGCGCGGTAGTTTGGATCCAGAAACCGTCTTGACAAGGCTGCCGGTCGAGCGCGACCGAGTGCACTTTTTGGGCTTCGTCCCAGACGCAGCAATCCCAAACCTTTTCGCCGCTGCCGACGTCTTGGTTTTGCCCTACACGATTGCGATGTCGTCGAGCGGTCCATTGGCATTGGCGATCGGCTATGGCTTGCCGGTGTTGCTCTCCGCTGCATTCCAACGTTCATTCCCCCACGCGCCGACGTTTTTTAAACTCGAGCCCGGCGCTCTAGCCGAGTCCCTCGACGCATTTTTCGACAACGAGGATGGTCTTCGGAGCCGCTCGTGCGCCTTTCTGTCCGAACTGCGGGAGCGCAGGGCGTGGCCAAACGTTGTAAAGGCTCTTCGAGAGGTCTACGAGACGCTCTAA
- a CDS encoding glycosyltransferase, protein MNDATFDGSVSVIMPAYNEARNIAGNLRETVETLSAMDCDFEVILVDDGSSDLTYLQAAKTIAVSPTRLRVIRYDRNLGKGNALMCGFSYARGEYIVFLDADMDLHPRQLPRFFQIMQERSADAVVGSKFHRESRVEYPAVRRMYSTVYYGLVRLLFGLPLKDTQTGIKLFKAELLRRVFAKVLVKRFAFDIEVLANAHRLGYRIVDAPVTLTFSRKFGRVKMHDVIDVLKDTLAIFYRMHILHYYDRQPVDLDPRTYGMPAVEITQTDLVGP, encoded by the coding sequence GTGAACGACGCCACCTTCGACGGCAGCGTCTCCGTCATAATGCCGGCGTACAACGAGGCGCGCAACATCGCCGGCAATCTGCGCGAAACGGTCGAGACGCTTTCCGCCATGGATTGCGACTTCGAGGTCATTCTCGTCGACGACGGCAGCTCGGACCTGACCTATCTCCAAGCCGCCAAGACCATCGCCGTGAGTCCCACGCGCCTGCGCGTGATCCGCTACGACCGCAACCTCGGCAAAGGCAACGCGCTGATGTGCGGCTTCAGCTATGCGCGCGGCGAGTACATCGTGTTCCTCGACGCGGATATGGATCTCCATCCGCGGCAGTTGCCGCGCTTTTTCCAAATCATGCAGGAACGGAGCGCCGACGCCGTCGTGGGCAGCAAGTTCCATCGCGAGTCGCGCGTCGAGTATCCGGCGGTGCGCCGCATGTACAGCACCGTGTACTACGGGCTCGTGCGGCTTCTCTTCGGTTTGCCGCTCAAAGATACGCAAACCGGCATCAAACTTTTCAAAGCTGAGCTCTTGCGCAGAGTCTTCGCGAAAGTGCTGGTCAAGCGTTTCGCGTTCGACATCGAGGTGCTCGCCAACGCGCACCGCTTGGGCTATCGGATCGTCGACGCACCGGTCACGCTCACGTTCAGCCGGAAATTCGGGCGCGTGAAGATGCACGACGTCATCGACGTCCTGAAAGACACGCTGGCCATCTTCTACCGCATGCACATCCTTCATTACTACGATCGCCAGCCCGTGGATCTCGATCCGCGCACATACGGGATGCCCGCGGTCGAGATCACGCAGACCGATCTCGTCGGCCCCTGA
- a CDS encoding glycosyltransferase family 4 protein yields the protein MNVLILSWRLPTHPRAGGAEHLTQRIAEGLVRKGHSVTWGGGGHDAGGSSVTYRGLGSELQAIARAAGLYRSLAPRPDVVVEQVNTLPFFARRFSRVPVLTWFNQLARSVWWHEAPFPLNAFGYAAEPLYLLYYRNADVVTISKSSAEDLRRHKVGKRVSIIPVAVDIVPENELTSKTVTPLRLAFVGRIVSSKRPEDAIEALVVIRRTTPATLDILGPGEPRYFERLRALVQRRGLDSSVMLRGFVDEATKRSVLKHSHLLLVPSAKEGWGLVVTEANRVGTPAVAYDVDGLRDAVIDGETGWLCPPNPQALAAAVLAAVADPSRYERVRERAMAWSKTLTWDATVSAFEGCLIETLARQRAGATPSDKAARDTA from the coding sequence ATGAACGTTCTGATCCTCAGTTGGCGGCTGCCCACGCACCCGCGTGCGGGAGGAGCGGAGCATCTGACGCAGCGGATCGCTGAGGGTCTCGTTCGCAAAGGGCACTCAGTCACATGGGGTGGCGGGGGTCACGATGCGGGTGGAAGCAGCGTGACGTATCGCGGACTCGGATCTGAATTGCAGGCGATCGCTCGGGCAGCGGGCCTGTATCGCAGCCTCGCGCCGCGGCCGGACGTCGTGGTCGAGCAGGTCAACACGCTGCCGTTTTTCGCACGGCGATTCTCGCGGGTTCCGGTATTGACATGGTTCAATCAATTGGCGCGCTCGGTGTGGTGGCACGAGGCGCCGTTTCCGCTGAACGCCTTCGGGTACGCTGCCGAGCCGCTCTACCTCCTTTACTACCGCAACGCCGATGTCGTGACGATCTCGAAGAGTTCGGCCGAGGACCTGCGTCGCCACAAGGTCGGGAAACGCGTCAGCATCATCCCGGTCGCGGTGGACATCGTGCCCGAGAACGAACTCACATCGAAGACGGTCACGCCGCTGCGGCTCGCCTTCGTAGGCCGAATCGTTTCATCGAAACGGCCGGAAGATGCGATTGAAGCACTCGTCGTCATCCGGCGCACGACGCCCGCGACGCTGGACATACTTGGGCCTGGAGAACCTCGCTACTTCGAGCGCCTCCGCGCGCTCGTGCAGCGGCGCGGCCTGGACTCTAGCGTTATGCTGCGCGGTTTTGTCGACGAAGCGACCAAGCGCAGCGTTTTAAAGCACAGCCATTTGCTGCTCGTGCCGTCGGCGAAAGAGGGCTGGGGCCTTGTCGTGACCGAGGCGAATCGCGTGGGGACGCCGGCTGTGGCCTACGACGTCGACGGTCTCCGCGATGCCGTTATCGACGGCGAGACTGGTTGGCTTTGTCCTCCGAACCCCCAGGCTTTGGCAGCGGCTGTGCTCGCTGCGGTGGCGGACCCTTCTCGCTACGAACGCGTTCGCGAGCGCGCGATGGCATGGTCAAAGACGCTAACGTGGGACGCGACCGTGAGCGCTTTTGAAGGCTGTCTTATCGAAACGCTGGCCCGGCAACGCGCGGGCGCAACGCCGTCAGACAAAGCAGCACGAGACACAGCGTGA
- a CDS encoding class I SAM-dependent methyltransferase, which produces MKTPTLFQKLVRRSGEMTYTAPSPGRPPDPPLRLLRAAQLVQQHLRGGAVLDVGCWEGELARQLPPDLHRFYTGVDIAPAAPAVETARRLVPGANFAVVQSVSALPFSDGSFDVVVLTEIIEHVPVGSEGLLLAEAARVLKKHGSIILSTPVANLLNPLDPSWFFGHRHYSVNRLEEIARAQSLSVMDVEFTGGLFTVLDTNFFYFHKHVLHRPYSGMAWLKRQMLREHIPSARGVFASNLWCRLIRP; this is translated from the coding sequence ATGAAGACGCCCACTCTCTTCCAGAAACTCGTGCGCCGGAGCGGCGAGATGACGTATACTGCGCCGTCTCCTGGTAGGCCGCCGGATCCACCTTTGCGACTGCTCCGCGCAGCGCAATTGGTTCAACAGCACTTGCGCGGCGGAGCAGTACTCGACGTGGGGTGCTGGGAGGGCGAACTGGCTCGGCAATTGCCGCCCGACCTGCACCGCTTCTATACCGGCGTCGACATAGCGCCAGCCGCTCCGGCAGTCGAAACCGCAAGGCGATTGGTCCCTGGAGCGAACTTCGCGGTGGTTCAATCAGTTTCGGCCTTGCCCTTTTCGGACGGCTCGTTCGATGTCGTGGTGCTGACCGAAATTATAGAGCACGTGCCCGTCGGGAGCGAGGGCTTATTGCTCGCCGAGGCCGCTCGGGTTCTTAAGAAGCACGGGAGCATCATCCTCAGCACGCCTGTCGCAAACCTGTTGAACCCGCTTGACCCCAGTTGGTTCTTCGGGCATCGACACTACTCGGTCAATCGTCTAGAGGAAATCGCGCGCGCGCAATCGCTCAGTGTCATGGATGTTGAGTTCACTGGAGGTCTTTTCACAGTGCTCGACACGAACTTCTTCTATTTCCACAAGCATGTTCTCCACCGGCCGTATTCAGGCATGGCCTGGCTGAAGAGACAAATGCTACGCGAACATATCCCCTCGGCGCGTGGGGTGTTCGCCAGCAATTTGTGGTGCAGACTAATACGTCCATGA
- a CDS encoding glycosyltransferase family 1 protein: MRIGIDGRLLRVPRGIGTSIAGLLTGLSRLPKEHEYFIYVDSPQAVKLIPACDAFTPRLIWPKFYPVWEQLTFPMQLRRDRIDVVHCPANTAPITPLGRTRLVLTVHDVIFLAKESGGTGALSASLRAQRLYYRLCVPAASMRASAIITDSEFSRRDILKYVDVSPSKVRSVALAAGEHFRELPDAERDAAKQRYRSDRYFVAPAAADPRKNTIRVIDAFARCVRRTGATHQLILFGLDDSARARFASYSQQLGIGDRVRLLGFVSEKDLVELYNAAEVMLYPSLYEGFGLPILEAMSCGAPVVTSATTSLPEVAGDAAVLVDPLDTEGITHALIDLIENPGKREALRAKGRARAHAFSWERMAADCVAIYRAA; encoded by the coding sequence ATGCGCATAGGCATCGACGGCCGTCTCCTGAGAGTGCCACGCGGGATCGGGACCTCGATAGCAGGCCTGCTAACCGGCCTTTCACGCCTCCCCAAAGAGCACGAGTACTTCATCTACGTGGATTCGCCGCAAGCGGTCAAGCTGATTCCCGCATGTGACGCGTTTACGCCGCGCTTGATCTGGCCCAAATTCTACCCGGTGTGGGAACAGTTGACATTTCCCATGCAGCTTCGCCGCGATCGAATAGACGTCGTCCACTGCCCCGCAAATACGGCGCCAATCACGCCACTGGGTAGGACTCGGCTCGTGCTCACCGTCCACGACGTTATTTTTCTCGCAAAGGAGTCCGGCGGCACCGGCGCGCTTTCGGCGTCGCTCCGCGCACAGCGTTTGTATTATCGGCTTTGCGTGCCGGCTGCCAGCATGCGCGCGAGCGCGATCATCACCGACTCGGAGTTTTCTCGCCGGGATATCCTCAAGTACGTAGACGTGTCGCCGTCCAAAGTTCGATCGGTCGCGCTAGCGGCCGGAGAGCATTTCCGAGAATTGCCGGACGCCGAACGCGACGCGGCGAAACAGCGCTACCGAAGCGATCGTTATTTTGTCGCGCCCGCCGCCGCTGATCCGCGCAAGAATACGATACGCGTCATCGATGCGTTCGCGCGATGCGTACGTCGTACAGGCGCAACGCACCAACTCATATTGTTTGGTTTGGATGACTCCGCGCGTGCCAGGTTTGCCTCTTACAGTCAGCAGCTCGGGATTGGCGACCGTGTGCGATTGTTGGGGTTTGTAAGCGAAAAGGACTTAGTGGAGCTGTACAACGCAGCAGAGGTGATGTTGTACCCCTCGCTTTATGAGGGCTTCGGCCTTCCGATTCTCGAAGCCATGTCCTGCGGCGCGCCGGTTGTGACCTCGGCGACGACCTCGTTACCCGAGGTCGCCGGTGATGCGGCAGTGCTCGTCGACCCCCTCGATACTGAAGGCATAACTCATGCGCTCATTGATCTAATCGAGAATCCGGGGAAGCGAGAAGCCTTGCGCGCAAAGGGGCGTGCCCGAGCACATGCGTTTTCTTGGGAGCGTATGGCTGCGGACTGCGTGGCCATTTACCGAGCCGCATAA